TGTTATTACAAATGTGttgtagtaaataaaaaagaacaaacaAGTATGAGTACTATGGTGATGACTCAGtgattagtattataattatagccGAGTATGTATGAGATATGAATGAGCCACTAACCTGGGGAAAGCATCAAAGAACCAGGTGCGCTTGGTGTTGGGGAAGGCGACGCGCATACCCGACATGAGCGGCGAGTGGAGCACCACCGCACCCACCTCGTAGCGCGCAGCCAGATCCACCGTGGGGACAGTACCAATGCTCTGCCCATATAGGATCACATTCTCTGGACTGATTCCATACCGCGTCCGCAGGGCTTGCCACGCAGCGTCAATATCCGCATACAGATTCTTCTCTGATGGTTTCCCTCCACTCACGCCATACCCGGAATAGTCATAGCTGAATATATTACAGTTTATCCTAGTACCTAAACCTAAATAGAAACTACTCATCTGTCCGAGATCTACGGCGTTGCCGTGAGAGAATAATATAGTGAAACGGGCGTTCGGGCTGCATCGAACAAAGAGGCAAGCTATTCTGTTGCCTCGCGATGTTCTCGAGTAGAAACCTTCGATGTTCTCTTTTTCTCGTTCCGAGTACTGCCATTCTGCTCGTTCCGTCAGAGTCAACGAAAATTTTGATCCAGTTTCGTCGGGTGTGAATGCATACGTGGGTTCTGGAGGTAAAAATGCTAGCTTAGCCGCAATTTTCCCCGGGCATGGCGGACAACAAAACAGGCAACAGAGTTCACTGAAACTTAATCCGTTCATGATGagaatttataataattcataaGAACAATATGATTGATCACTGTTCATTAGAAATCCACAACTCACAAAGTATTGGTcatggtaaaaataaaaagaatttcACTCTAAAAACTGACAGTCCATCAACATTTCAGCCATGAcggatttaacttttttattttcgtttatGTGGCGCTGGAAACTAGTCTTTTCGGAAGTGATCTCTACCTAGTTTTAGATCTATATATTggtacaaacaaaataaaatgacttGAAATGCAACAAAAACACAGACATTACAAAAAGAATACTAGTAGTACCAGTagtacactttatttatttttttttgctttagtATACGcatagaaaaagaaataatcaAGGAATAATACATACGTACACTAGtagtgttgcccgataatcgactgtatattgattattttctaagcTCCTAAATAACCTAAATATcgatattgatttttttacaattatatcgatcataaaataattacaatactaTCGATTGAATTGATTTGACATTGCAACATTCACTCACTTcactcaacttcaactttatggttgtaattttcaaaacgtcaagccagcgggatcaaagaactgcctttataactttggaaccgttgaagtactaatttcgggAAACTGTAATGCACGACCATGATAAAGCCCAACCGAGTAATGTACATCCAAATATTCCGTGACCATATGTACACGGATTATCATCGCGTACATTCCGTGGCTGCGAATTAACACCTTGGACAAAAGCGAcacaaggtgataaagcccatcCAAATATTCCGTGTACACTTCCTCCTATTGGTCGATCGCGCTCGTCGCCTATTGGTTAATTGATCAATCTATTATTTGTGGTTGTGCTACGTTTACACGCAGTAGGAATGTACTCTATTAAGATATAGCGAGAGAAACGGTGTCAAACAGGCTTGTTAGTAACctcgtttgtttttttattcttagatGATTTAGATTAAATAGCAAATGGTTCAAGACAAATTATTATTGAACacttaacattatttttcattccttaatattattatttgaataatttgatCATGTGGTCAATTTTAATTGTGTGTATAtgtcatttatttcaaataaattccTATATCAAGTCAAAACCTGTCTATTCTGTACTTATGTGCCATCCTATGCCAACTACTCGTAAATTTGTTTCCAATCCAATACTTGCAATACTTGGAAGTATGACTCCAAGTACCTAATAACACATAGTGAATTATATTCTCATTAGACTGTGCGATTATGCTCAAacactaaaataaacatatttatttacatattgaaatattataattattgttttagcaTACGGAGCATATGGTGGTTTTTTTGTACCTTTTAATCAAACAATTTCGCATAGTATATCTAATATAAGTAATAGGCTTACactacacataagtactgttttactttgtttaattatgttctaactaaatgttataatgtacatagctgtaagtgatctataaataaataaaataaaaataaaataaaataagtatctgtATTCTGTACTTCATGTGCCGTCCCATGAAACTAGCAGTAGCACAGTATTAATCTGCTTAATCTGTTCTGCTATGCTCTCGAAgaggtataaattatacataactaTAAGCTTGTACcagttactattatttttcttttaaatagatTTATATTCACCAAATTAGGAGTGCTAATTATGTTAGCTATTAGTTAATTTAGAGAAAGGGCATAGCGacaataatattactttaaaaaggTGTGGCTAATCATAATTGATAGTAATAATTGAATGCTAAACTTTCCACTGAGGTGAGcggagacaatggaattccactttCTATTATGATACATTTGTTTAACTTTCTCAAACATATATGATCACTGATTTAGATGGTTTGATGTACTTGCCTACTTACTTTTGGCATTTGTTTAAAAACTCTGTtgatattcattcattcttttgaTATGTTTAAACTATTATATATTGCAGCATACTTTTCTCAATTCTTGTCACTACCCAAAAATTATTACTGGGAGATTAGTTAAAAAAGATGTTTGAGATTAAAGattaatttattcaacataatcaaaccacaaaaaaaaagagttttcatctcgagctcctctgtgcttcggaaggcatgttaagccattggtcccggctgcattagcagttgataataaccatcaatctgcactgggcccgcgtgatggtttattgcccgatctccctatcactctgtagggaaggcccgtgctccagcagtgggaacgttaatgggctgatgatgatgatgaatcgaaaataattataaaattccacttcCAATTATAAAAACCAACGTCTCATTTCCACtagtacattatttattaattatagctGAAGACACTGTTCATGTATTACTTTAGTTGGCGTCACAGATTCTACTCTCACACTTATGTTATTTTCgttaattctttttatttatttctttagtaCGTATGATGTAGAGCAGCATAACCTCAACATTTGCATGATAATGAATCCTGTGTGATATTCCTTCTTGATTGTCAGAACTGAAAAGAGATTGTTAATTTGAATAACATTATCTGTatcacatatttgaaatgtcgtTATCAAGTTAAGTAACTGGCTTTTTAAATAGCCAACATGGTTCAGTAGTTTCTTCTATTTACTAAAAAGGGTTAGTACCTATATGAGCTAATTTTGAAGATGTCACTTATCttgtaacattataattataataatactcatTACATACTTAAATGCTCTCAACTCATTtcgtattcaacaaaataatcTCAAAGTAATAGTAGtggatatataaataaattcctcTTTATGTTACAAGTTTAGATTGTCTCACCATCTCTTGACCGTTTACTTTGTGAGGAATTTATCAGTTTTGGGCtctttattcaataaaattaagttaattattgtattttattatagatgCGACAGAATTTGGGTTGaagttattgttatttgttttggtttttcccaaagggtaaggcaaagggaactatgcccatacagccatgtcttacgtattttttttcttgatgattaatgtaatgatgaaaggtgatgatgatgaaacctaagcccccaccctcggagtagactcctactccgaaccccaaacgaattaactcaaaagtccgcataaactaattaaagaaacaaaaaaaaagtccgaattaaagaaacgaattaaataaacgaattaataagtaatgaagcggcttgttggaacgaagcgaaaataggtaggtacacttcgtttattaaatattcagatataataacactatcgccaatgttttccgactaacttaatgcgaccattaaacaccatttcgtattaattatttagattattcaatgaagaaagcagccgtaccgtttccgttcccgccaaaaagccatataATGTGGTCGGTTTCAACAAATAAAGCTGAGGGCACTATTGGGCCTATATTTTGTCCTTGTCtaacattatgataataaaaaattgcCTAATGTAGCTACACGGTTAACTAATTAAAACGACGCATAGCAATGGAGTTTTGTGTCTATGATACTGACCCCTGATTGGCTGATAGAATAGGTGGCCGCCATCTTGGCTTCCAATTATTTGGATGTACATTACACGGATGGGCAATCCGTGTACGGACTGATAATTCGCAGCCAATATTTCCCGACCATGGATTGTACACGCACGTATTCCGTGTACATTGTTATGTACACGCATTATCAGGTCGTACATTACGTGGATGTACATTAACCGGACTcctaatttcggtattttgcagggggtgagtactattcagtgttgccaacttagtggattttccactagatctggtggtttagacatgtggttcggcgaaaaaatattagttttagtggctagtggattttttagtggattagagtccttccagttagcggtaagtgacgaatttaaccactaacacaaccgaatatggtttatgagttacttgagcgaaagaaccaatatagtttatttattagtacataatacatacaataagtttcagattgagtaagatcaagatgcctaagccacagtacacccaaaagtttcgtgattgttggttacgtgacccagttttaagggattggttgcaaatagtcgaaagcactggtgatccagttgctaagtgcaaattatatggtatattattaaggaatcattattaataataattgaataatttaccctgtctctagcacgtctttacctacgacgcggcgctaaagagggggaaaaacatcccacgatctgattgcactgattcggctttgggttgtctagtgattctatagtctctgcttaccccggtgggaagtaggcgtgagtttatgtatgtatgtatgtattttatctagtgaaattctggtggttcgagagaccgctcagttttagtggtttctggtggtttgcacggccgcatttggtgggctggtgaaaataaagttggcaacactggtactatttcggtactattttttggcgtttaaatcaaagcgaaagaccttgtcgttaactctcgccaaatttcgctcaccgtcaagctagcaagtgcaataaaacatggctataaatccagaaccgtgatggtactaatttttttcaataagagtactattttttgggatcATTGggatggtcaaattattttttcgtgcccatttttttttttttgaggccgctagcttgacgcacacgccTTTTCTCATTAGTGGTTAGTAGAGGAACTAAAGTAATTTTCGATGATTTTGCTAAATAAACATCAATCATTTTGCTGCGTAAAAACTATACTAGGTAGCgacgttgttttatttttcctgtTAAAATCGAAACAGCTTTATATACTTATTGGGGAGAGGGGAGGTCCCATATTTGTTGAAAAATCTTAACTTCAAGATAGAAAAGTTAAGATTTTTGGATCAACAGCGCCATCTCCTTGTTCGATAAGGGAACCACCGTAGTTGTATATCAATGTCTTTGATCTTCGTAGACTTCGTAGTAAAGGGTGTTGAAGAAGGCGTTGATCACTTTCCATCActaacaagaaaaaaaagttttaaaaataaaggcaTTATGATTATTTATGATATGATCTTCCGTCAGCCcctcttctttttctttatctTGTGTGAGTTGTGAAATCAATGACTGACTTCATCACCTTACCATAGTATAATACTACGTGAACTTACTGTCAGTCAGGGTTACTCAAAGACCAAGTATGGTCCTTGGGGTTACTCTCGAGCTGCCCACAGACTACTGTACCTACGTATGAGCTGCCTAAGGCCCTTGACTTATTAGATAGGTAAATATAGCCGGGACCGGGCGCTGCTGTTAGTGCCTATTTAAGATTGTGACTAGTTTCTTTTGTTTCTTCGTGTGCGACGTGGTTAGAAAGGTATAAAGGTGATGAAGGTACTGAGATTTTATGAATGGGGACACTGGGGGATATTCTTTTGAAAGTTAGCGCCGTCGCACACGGGCAAAATTCCAGTTTACTGGAGCCTTAAACTTAAATAACTGACTGGTTTCCTTTGCGTCACTGTCATTTCAATACGAGCTCGCACACGGCGCTAGTAGTAATACGGGGTAGGTACCAGTCCTTGCTGCAAAAAGCATTTTGGTCATTTTTACTCTTGGTGCACCTGAAACGTTAGTTTCTTTGTGTGCAAGCTCCGTTTCCATTCAGTTAGTAACCAGTCAGTAATTGTAGTTACTAAGAAACTGGAGTATCCCTGTGTACGACGGCGCGGCGCTTACACTAAGCACATAAATAgtataaatgaatatttattgttttcagGTTCAggtaatgtttgttataaagcCATTCTAGTTGGGTAGGTACTGCCGTAACTTCACATTGTAGCGAGATCATAGGCTGTCTTTTATTATGCCagattaaaaagttatttacgTAATTACACTTTATTACAGACTCTCGTATTCATAATGGAGAAtatcagtaggtaagtacctattttttaaaCGCCATATGAAAGTTTGTTTTCAGTATAAAAAGTACTCATCCACAGAGTACTTGTGAACTACCGTACTTTtggaacagacagacagaaaggcccgtaagtattttattttgcaaTGTATTATTTTGATACTGGGTTAATTTCAGAGTGTGGTGGTGTACCGGTCATCATTTGTGGCACCGTAAAGCTGGAACTGGCATGTTGAAACTACAGATTCCTTGATGAATGAAGGAAGATCCTTTAGTGCAGTGTGACTCTTTAGTCTATGCCTTGTGCCTGTGATGGACACATCAAATAATAAAGCAGGTATTTACTCTCGCAGTGCGCCATTTTTTAGTTAAGCCAAATGAATTCCTTAGAAGCTTATTtcaataccttttaaaaaaataccttttctGACTATGTAAAGCAccttatttttgtgattataaATAAGCTGATATTCtccattaataaaataaaattataattttaaaacagaaaatatattagtttattacatttattaaacTGATAGTCATTAAAAGAATGTTGTGAAccttttcaaaataatattattgagtACCTATCTTTGTGTATGTTTGCAGATCACATTTAATATTATCTTTACCTATTACATTATAGAGATTgttattttatagattttttatatttacttgtgCAAATAATTACCATTTATTTACACAATAATATAAGATACGAAACTAGTACCACAATTCAATATATTAAATTTGTATAATAAATTAGTTCAATTACTCACTGCAAATCTCTTAATTTCATTAACCATCAGACTTTATTAATTGGAAAGCTGTCATATCACCATAGAATATGTCAAGGCAATATGGAGTATTAAATCTTGTTAAGCGTAAATATAACATATACTTAGAAACTTGTCATTTTAATAGAATCATGTAAGTCACAGTTGCTGATCCTGATATCTCTCATTGGGGACCCAGAATTCAAGCGCGGAGTCACACGTGCCTATCACCATAACGCTGTCGAGGTACCGCAACTGAAAGACATGAAATTGACACATTTTGCATAAAAGCATAAAGTATCCCATAAGTACAAAAATTAAAGAACTATGTATTACCTGAGTCACGTCAAATGTACTAGTCTTCACACTGGAATATTCCTCTGGAGGATAGCAATtgtataaaaactttatttcccCTCTGTCTGAACAAACAATCATGTTACCCTGACTTTGGTAACAACCAGTTATTTTACTGGAGGGCTTTATTATAGGTGGTTCAGGCCACAGTTCATGTGACTTGATGTACTTGTGTTCTTCTGGGTGCAAGAGGTGTAGGGATCCTTTGGAGTCTCCAATATACATAGCTGAGGGACTCCAACTGATACATACAGGGTATGCCTTTTCAGTGATCCTTACATCACTAACTAGCAACTTGCCAGCCACTCTGTCCCATACAGCTAATGTCTTGTCCTCACTTACTGATGCCACCATATTTTTCCTCACATTCAGAGCCAACACTGGTCCTCTGTGAGCTTTGTAGGAACTTACAGGATTAGATCCTGCCCTTTGGTCAAATGTGAGAATTTTTTTGGAATACAAACCTGCCATCACAGCATTATCTGTGGTGACTACAGATAGAGCAGACATTCcacatctataaaaataaataaacccatTGCATACATtgaagaaaaacaatataaacattttactaaaaaaatataactaaggCATTTGAATAGCTTAAAGATTAGCTTAAATGTAGTACTTAGCTCACCTAAATGTTTGCACACAGCAAAATTCTGTAGCTAAATCCCATGCCTTAACTGTGTTGTCCCAAGAGGCTGAGTACACAGTCGATGCACAATCTATGTTGTCTGGGGCCAAGTCCCACACCCAGCCTGCATGAGCATCTCGTATGTACTTAGGTTTAGCTTCATTCAATGTAGTTGTGTTGTCACTCTTATCATGAGGTGTGATATTTAAAACATTCCACAAAGCCATACCTCGGTCTCTACCTCCTGATACGCATAATTCACCTTTCTGTAAGCATATTTTACTGTCGAGTATAAAAGATATgcaaaaactattataataattactgaTGAATTACCAACATTCACTAGCAGCACAGTATCCACAGATGCAAAATGCACATCTTTCACCACAATGTGGCGCATTGATTCCTTTACATTGGACCATTTCTTCTTCTCTACATCCATTTCCACACATATCTCTTCCCAATCAACCTGTACATCATCCCATATCTTTAAGTTGGGTAGTGGTGGGAAACAACCTTTAATTTTGCTGTGGACCCAGTATTTCCAAAGGTGATCATCAGCTAGAATATCAGAAAACCTTGTACAAACTTTGCTCATAGTGTGCTTCAAGAAATGTGCATCCAGAAATGAGCATATTTTCAATATTATCTGAAAAGTATATAAACAGTTACATATTAAGTAGGTCACATTTCATTGTGCTAGTAGAAAGTATTATAATCTTTGCTAAACAAATTATTCTATTCATTAGCTCTTTAATTTGATCTTGTTGTTTGACTGACGTATTTTTAGCATAGAGAGGATTACCTCCACAGGCATGTTGAGTAAAGCAGGCTCAGCAGCTTCATATATATCATTCTCTGGTGAGTCAGGAGTTGTAACATCATTCTCAATGTCTGTTATTTGCTCTTTTATTGACTGTAGAACATCACACATCTTCAATTTATATACTCCTGAAATATGCATAAGAACAAATGTTTTAACTATCAATACCTATTACCAAATGCAAGACTTACACAGTCATTGCTTAACGACTTTGATAATAAGTTTATAAGGCGAATGACTATATTAGGAAGTAGCAGGCTTTGACTCACTACATAATACCAAGGTAAAGTAGTCATTAAAATCAGAGGTACGAGGAGGTACctataactaaaaataacttttactgTGCATACAacatatgttttattaaaattattatacaacATTTTTAAGACCAAGTTTTGTTCAGttttttaggtacctatacgtaaaaatagatttattattttaccttaGACTAAAGTGAATATGTCCAGATCCAAGAATTTAATACGTACGGAtatattttgtgaaaataaataaataaacaaaacaaagtttTATGAAAATGCAAAATCCAGCTGCCAAATTCTTTGTTTTCgatgtcaaataaatatttacaatgttCCGTAAAACGACAATAAGTTTATTAAAAGAAATCCGTTGTACACAAATTGTATTAAACTATCTTTATCTTTTACTGTACTCGTAGCTATTTTCGAATCAATTAATGCACACTgacaccaaaaaataataattttgtggtGTTTTTGGCCTTGTTTCAGAAACCTAAAAGTCATGCAATCCGTTTTTAGCGAAACTTAATATCCGGATTGGAAGTTTAAAAAACCCTCGTTTTATATAAGATTTTAATTTTGAGATTTTCAAGATTTTGTTCAATAGAAGAATAGAAgccatagagcaacatggacGAATATTGGAACACAACAATGTTTCGGATATTATATTACGTGGTACGTCACTAGCAATCAAGACAAAACTTATGttgtcttttaaataaaaatacttgacTTGGgctgggctttttggcgggaaacgggaacgggacagttgctttcttcattgaattattgttgccgaaaaatcgatagttttactatcgatagtaaacagccaaaatcatctatcCAACCGAtgggcctatcgatagtatcgatacgaatcgtatcgatagtatcgatagctcttttttggcaaTACTATTGATAtgattgataagcaacgatagtatcgatactatcgatagtatctatagttaaaaaatgaaaaactatcgatagtatcgatactatcgatttcGATAGTAgaatactatcgaaattaaggtcactatcgatcatacaaaactatcgatagtatcaatactatcgatagtatcgatagcttgcgcaatatcgaagagcgatactatcgatagtattgatagttttttgtttttccttgcttatcaatagtatcg
The Pectinophora gossypiella chromosome 2, ilPecGoss1.1, whole genome shotgun sequence genome window above contains:
- the LOC126374856 gene encoding alpha/beta hydrolase domain-containing protein 17B isoform X2 encodes the protein MTNTFFSELCCLFCCPPCPGKIAAKLAFLPPEPTYAFTPDETGSKFSLTLTERAEWQYSEREKENIEGFYSRTSRGNRIACLFVRCSPNARFTILFSHGNAVDLGQMSSFYLGLGTRINCNIFSYDYSGYGVSGGKPSEKNLYADIDAAWQALRTRYGISPENVILYGQSIGTVPTVDLAARYEVGAVVLHSPLMSGMRVAFPNTKRTWFFDAFPSIDKIPKVTSPVLVIHGTEDEVIDFSHGLAIYERCPRAVEPLWVEGAGHNDVELFNQYLERLKRFVSVELLN
- the LOC126374856 gene encoding alpha/beta hydrolase domain-containing protein 17B isoform X1, which gives rise to MNGLSFSELCCLFCCPPCPGKIAAKLAFLPPEPTYAFTPDETGSKFSLTLTERAEWQYSEREKENIEGFYSRTSRGNRIACLFVRCSPNARFTILFSHGNAVDLGQMSSFYLGLGTRINCNIFSYDYSGYGVSGGKPSEKNLYADIDAAWQALRTRYGISPENVILYGQSIGTVPTVDLAARYEVGAVVLHSPLMSGMRVAFPNTKRTWFFDAFPSIDKIPKVTSPVLVIHGTEDEVIDFSHGLAIYERCPRAVEPLWVEGAGHNDVELFNQYLERLKRFVSVELLN
- the LOC126374801 gene encoding F-box/WD repeat-containing protein 9-like, which produces MCDVLQSIKEQITDIENDVTTPDSPENDIYEAAEPALLNMPVEIILKICSFLDAHFLKHTMSKVCTRFSDILADDHLWKYWVHSKIKGCFPPLPNLKIWDDVQVDWEEICVEMDVEKKKWSNVKESMRHIVVKDVHFASVDTVLLVNKGELCVSGGRDRGMALWNVLNITPHDKSDNTTTLNEAKPKYIRDAHAGWVWDLAPDNIDCASTVYSASWDNTVKAWDLATEFCCVQTFRCGMSALSVVTTDNAVMAGLYSKKILTFDQRAGSNPVSSYKAHRGPVLALNVRKNMVASVSEDKTLAVWDRVAGKLLVSDVRITEKAYPVCISWSPSAMYIGDSKGSLHLLHPEEHKYIKSHELWPEPPIIKPSSKITGCYQSQGNMIVCSDRGEIKFLYNCYPPEEYSSVKTSTFDVTQLRYLDSVMVIGTCDSALEFWVPNERYQDQQL